One window from the genome of Deltaproteobacteria bacterium HGW-Deltaproteobacteria-4 encodes:
- a CDS encoding MBL fold metallo-hydrolase yields MSNGEGSLLILGSGTSTGVPMIGCHCPVCRSDDPRNQRSRCSALIRCGGEHILVDTATDLRFQALREGLQQIDAVLYTHTHADHVHGIDDLRSFNRRDQQPIPLYGSPECVATLQRSFPYIFLPEDNSSFRPRLRLETITGPFLIGTVPIIPLAIGHGEEQVLGYRIGNLAYLTDCNRIPAVTRAALVGIKTLVIDALRFSPHPTHFSIPEVIAFVEGLAIDRTILTHLSHDVDARQHGAALPAGIELAYDGQVLPLVFTPSWSAGEIS; encoded by the coding sequence ATGAGCAACGGGGAAGGGTCCCTGTTGATCCTCGGTTCCGGAACGAGTACCGGAGTGCCGATGATCGGCTGTCACTGCCCGGTCTGTCGTTCCGACGATCCGCGTAATCAGCGCAGCCGCTGTAGTGCCCTGATCCGTTGCGGTGGGGAGCATATTCTTGTCGACACCGCGACGGATCTCCGTTTTCAGGCTCTGCGCGAAGGGCTGCAACAGATTGATGCGGTCCTTTATACCCATACGCACGCTGACCACGTGCATGGTATCGATGATCTGCGCTCCTTCAATCGTCGCGATCAGCAGCCGATTCCTCTTTACGGATCGCCGGAGTGCGTGGCCACTCTGCAGCGGAGCTTTCCTTATATCTTTCTGCCGGAGGATAACAGCAGCTTTCGACCGCGCTTACGTCTTGAGACGATCACGGGGCCATTTTTGATTGGCACCGTCCCGATCATCCCCTTGGCCATCGGGCATGGAGAGGAACAGGTGCTTGGCTACCGCATCGGCAATCTTGCTTATTTGACGGACTGTAATCGCATCCCCGCCGTCACGCGCGCCGCTCTGGTCGGGATCAAGACGCTGGTCATCGATGCACTGCGGTTCTCGCCGCATCCGACGCACTTTAGCATTCCTGAGGTGATCGCTTTTGTTGAGGGCCTCGCTATCGACCGGACCATCCTCACCCACTTGAGTCATGATGTTGATGCTCGTCAGCACGGTGCTGCCTTGCCAGCGGGGATCGAGCTCGCATACGACGGGCAAGTCCTCCCCTTGGTATTCACCCCTTCCTGGTCTGCAGGAGAAATCAGCTGA